In Uranotaenia lowii strain MFRU-FL chromosome 2, ASM2978415v1, whole genome shotgun sequence, one genomic interval encodes:
- the LOC129749266 gene encoding fas apoptotic inhibitory molecule 1 yields the protein MLNGNIRVVVLPPPSSHHRHIHQRQVLETATPSSSRMRPGGGGGGDNGNGGTGSGTRELVARWRVPMHGKVYEIEFEHGTTSGKRVLWIDKEEIFRRDWMFKLVGEDMFKLEDKRCIIRVDPLPGFKYSYSLFVDGKSYEQFTESQAKALKTWEVNLGDNFYRIVLEKNTLNIYVNGKLIEENGEFVEGGTDNTFIEDGNTFVLRARASGNKREGIVHSLVVNGAVVGDSADSDNSATDANDDE from the exons ATGTTAAACGGCAATATCCGTGTTGTTGTTCTGCCGCCGCCATCGAGCCATCATCGTCATATTCATCAACGGCAGGTGTTGGAAACGGCCACCCCATCATCGTCAAGGATGCGCCCCGGCGGAGGAGGAGGAGGTGATAATGGCAACGGCGGAACCGGAAGCGGAACCCGGGAACTGGTGGCCAGGTGGCGCGTTCCGATGCACGGCAAGGTTTACGAGATCGAGTTCGAGCACGGAACCACCAGCGGGAAACGGGTCCTGTGGATCGATAAGGAGGAAATATTCCGCCGGGACTGGATGTTCAAGCTGGTCGGGGAAGATATGTTCAAGCTGGAGGACAAGCGCTGCATTATTAGA GTAGATCCCTTGCCGGGATTCAAATACAGCTACTCACTGTTTGTGGATGGGAAATCGTACGAACAGTTTACTGAATCACAAGCCAAAGCACTTAAGACGTGGGAGGTCAATCTAGGGGACAATTTCTATCGAATTGTGTTAG AGAAGAACACTCTTAATATCTATGTCAATGGAAAACTAATCGAGGAAAAT GGCGAGTTTGTAGAGGGCGGCACCGACAACACCTTTATCGAGGACGGCAACACCTTCGTGCTGCGGGCCCGAGCCAGTGGGAACAAACGCGAAGGGATCGTGCACTCGCTGGTCGTGAATGGGGCCGTGGTGGGTGACTCTGCTGATTCCGATAACAGCGCCACGGATGCCAACGATGATGAGTAG